In Gossypium arboreum isolate Shixiya-1 chromosome 5, ASM2569848v2, whole genome shotgun sequence, a single genomic region encodes these proteins:
- the LOC108489847 gene encoding serine/threonine-protein kinase CTR1-like isoform X1: MYGNQSDNTCRLQIQLNGLEPEMMASFNRSWAQQTEESYQLQLALALRVSSLAASAVDSNFLDFNSDANTNRVSSSSSSSSSSSSSPQHVSHRFWVNGILSYFDRLPDGFYQVNGMDPYAWTLSADQGEIGLMPSIESLRAIDPHADLSITVVLIDRIRDPSLKELQNWVLKISSSWISTKDAINRLACLVCNQMGGAASSEEDVYRQWKECTEVLKNCSGSIVFPIGSLSVGLCVHRVLLFKILADLVNLPCRITKGCKYCRREDASSCLVQLGPDREYLVDLFEEPGALSQPDSSLNGTSSILVSSPLCHPRFKPVEIATNIKTLAKLYFIDDQSHKHACVDASSDNASNKNEQTGPQPRKAFDRNYFNKNSHFSTLSNNKESSLSPLHQSTLWNIGCDNDLQMLNSSNLLPKAINPTHLIRCPPLPSSVTSHMHKDVYQAFPYSDPMQCTINFKQSDDPVMSFDQEDLNIPWSELVLKERIGAGSFGTVHRAEFRGCEVAVKILMEQDFHIERFREFLREVSIMKCLRHPNIVLFMGAVTQPPKLSIVTEYLSRRSLFRLLQMPDAWKVLNEKLRLNMALDVARGMNYLHQLKPPIVHRDLKSPNLLVDRNYTVKVCDFGLSRSKANTFLSSKTAAGTPEWMAPEVLCNENSNEKSDVYSFGVVLWELMTLQQPWKHLNPPQVVAAVGFKGERLEIPSHVNRVVASLIEQCWAREASERPPFSHVIQCLQQVIQNTASQELHGPSL; this comes from the exons ATGTATGGGAATCAATCTGACAACACTTGCAGATTACAAATCCAACTGAATGGTTTGGAGCCGGAAATGATGGCCTCCTTCAATAGAAGCTGGGCTCAGCAGACCGAAGAGAGTTACCAATTGCAGTTGGCGCTGGCTTTGCGGGTTTCTTCGCTGGCTGCTTCTGCTGTTGATTCCAACTTCTTGGATTTCAATTCTGATGCTAACACCAACAGAGTttcctcctcctcttcctcttcttcttcttcttcttcttcacctCAGCATGTGTCTCATCGATTCTGG GTAAATGGCATTCTGTCTTACTTTGATAGACTTCCAGATGGATTTTACCAAGTCAATGGGATGGATCCTTATGCATGGACCTTAAGTGCTGATCAAGGAGAGATTGGCCTGATGCCCTCCATCGAGTCATTGAGGGCCATTGATCCGCATGCTGATTTGTCTATTACTGTTGTTCTGATTGATAGAATAAGGGATCCTAGTTTGAAGGAACTTCAAAATTGGGTTCTCAAAATATCTAGCAGCTGGATCAGCACAAAAGATGCAATTAATCGGCTAGCATGTCTTGTCTGTAACCAAATGGG GGGTGCAGCTTCTTCTGAAGAAGATGTTTATAGACAATGGAAGGAGTGCACCGAAGTTCTGAAAAACTGCTCAGGCTCTATTGTATTTCCAATTGGAAGCCTATCTGTTGGCCTTTGCGTCCATCGTGTGTTACTGTTTAAG ATATTAGCAGACTTGGTTAATCTACCATGTCGCATCACAAAGGGTTGCAAATATTGCAGGAGGGAAGATGCTTCATCCTGTCTTGTGCAGTTGGGTCCTGACAG GGAATATTTGGTTGATTTGTTTGAGGAGCCAGGAGCCTTAAGTCAGCCTGATTCCTCACTCAATGGTACTTCATCAATTTTAGTTTCTTCACCGCTGTGTCATCCAAGATTTAAACCGGTTGAGATTGCTACAAACATCAAGACATTGGCCAAACTCTATTTCATTGATGATCAATCCCATAAACATGCTTGCGTTGATGCTTCCTCAG ACAATGCTAGCAATAAAAATGAGCAAACTGGTCCACAGCCTAGGAAAGCATTTGATAGAAACTACTTTAACAAGAACAGCCACTTTTCCACCTTAAGCAACAACAAAGAATCTTCTCTTTCACCTCTGCACCAGAGCACTTTGTGGAATATTGGCTGTGATAATGATCTTCAGATGCTGAACTCTTCAAATTTGTTGCCAAAAGCCATCAACCCAACACACTTGATCAGATGTCCTCCTCTGCCAAGTTCTGTTACATCTCACATGCACAAAGATGTTTATCAAGCTTTTCCATACTCAGATCCAATGCAATGTACTATTAACTTCAAGCAATCAGATGATCCAGTAATGAGCTTTGACCAGGAAGATCTGAATATTCCTTGGAGCGAACTTGTTTTAAAAGAGAGAATTGGAGCAG GTTCTTTTGGAACTGTTCATCGTGCTGAATTTCGTGGTTGT GAAGTTGCTGTCAAAATTCTCATGGAGCAAGATTTTCATATAGAACGCTTCAGGGAATTTTTACGGGAG GTTTCCATCATGAAATGTTTACGGCACCCTAACATTGTTCTGTTTATGGGTGCTGTTACTCAACCACCAAAGTTGTCCATTGTTACTGAATATTTGTCAAG ACGGAGTCTCTTTCGACTTTTGCAGATGCCTGATGCTTGGAAGGTTTTAAATGAGAAGCTTCGCTTGAACATGGCATTGGATGTG GCAAGGGGAATGAATTATCTTCATCAACTTAAGCCTCCCATTGTTCATCGGGACTTGAAGTCCCCAAATCTTTTGGTAGACAGAAATTATACAGTTAAA GTCTGTGATTTTGGTCTTTCACGTTCTAAGGCAAATACATTTCTTTCATCGAAAACAGCTGCCGGAACA CCGGAGTGGATGGCACCTGAAGTTCTATGCAATGAGAATTCAAATGAGAAATCCGATGTTTATAGCTTTGGAGTGGTTCTGTGGGAACTTATGACACTCCAGCAACCATGGAAACATTTAAACCCACCACAG GTTGTGGCGGCTGTAGGTTTTAAAGGTGAAAGGCTTGAGATCCCAAGCCATGTAAACCGAGTTGTAGCTTCCTTGATTGAACAGTGTTGGGCTCG TGAGGCTTCTGAACGCCCTCCCTTTTCCCATGTCATTCAATGTTTGCAGCAAGTCATCCAAAATACTGCATCTCAAGAACTTCATGGACCAAGTCTTTGA
- the LOC108489847 gene encoding serine/threonine-protein kinase CTR1-like isoform X2, which yields MYGNQSDNTCRLQIQLNGLEPEMMASFNRSWAQQTEESYQLQLALALRVSSLAASAVDSNFLDFNSDANTNRVSSSSSSSSSSSSSPQHVSHRFWVNGILSYFDRLPDGFYQVNGMDPYAWTLSADQGEIGLMPSIESLRAIDPHADLSITVVLIDRIRDPSLKELQNWVLKISSSWISTKDAINRLACLVCNQMGGAASSEEDVYRQWKECTEVLKNCSGSIVFPIGSLSVGLCVHRVLLFKILADLVNLPCRITKGCKYCRREDASSCLVQLGPDREYLVDLFEEPGALSQPDSSLNGTSSILVSSPLCHPRFKPVEIATNIKTLAKLYFIDDQSHKHACVDASSDNASNKNEQTGPQPRKAFDRNYFNKNSHFSTLSNNKESSLSPLHQSTLWNIGCDNDLQMLNSSNLLPKAINPTHLIRCPPLPSSVTSHMHKDVYQAFPYSDPMQCTINFKQSDDPVMSFDQEDLNIPWSELVLKERIGAGSFGTVHRAEFRGCEVAVKILMEQDFHIERFREFLREVSIMKCLRHPNIVLFMGAVTQPPKLSIVTEYLSRRSLFRLLQMPDAWKVLNEKLRLNMALDVVCDFGLSRSKANTFLSSKTAAGTPEWMAPEVLCNENSNEKSDVYSFGVVLWELMTLQQPWKHLNPPQVVAAVGFKGERLEIPSHVNRVVASLIEQCWAREASERPPFSHVIQCLQQVIQNTASQELHGPSL from the exons ATGTATGGGAATCAATCTGACAACACTTGCAGATTACAAATCCAACTGAATGGTTTGGAGCCGGAAATGATGGCCTCCTTCAATAGAAGCTGGGCTCAGCAGACCGAAGAGAGTTACCAATTGCAGTTGGCGCTGGCTTTGCGGGTTTCTTCGCTGGCTGCTTCTGCTGTTGATTCCAACTTCTTGGATTTCAATTCTGATGCTAACACCAACAGAGTttcctcctcctcttcctcttcttcttcttcttcttcttcacctCAGCATGTGTCTCATCGATTCTGG GTAAATGGCATTCTGTCTTACTTTGATAGACTTCCAGATGGATTTTACCAAGTCAATGGGATGGATCCTTATGCATGGACCTTAAGTGCTGATCAAGGAGAGATTGGCCTGATGCCCTCCATCGAGTCATTGAGGGCCATTGATCCGCATGCTGATTTGTCTATTACTGTTGTTCTGATTGATAGAATAAGGGATCCTAGTTTGAAGGAACTTCAAAATTGGGTTCTCAAAATATCTAGCAGCTGGATCAGCACAAAAGATGCAATTAATCGGCTAGCATGTCTTGTCTGTAACCAAATGGG GGGTGCAGCTTCTTCTGAAGAAGATGTTTATAGACAATGGAAGGAGTGCACCGAAGTTCTGAAAAACTGCTCAGGCTCTATTGTATTTCCAATTGGAAGCCTATCTGTTGGCCTTTGCGTCCATCGTGTGTTACTGTTTAAG ATATTAGCAGACTTGGTTAATCTACCATGTCGCATCACAAAGGGTTGCAAATATTGCAGGAGGGAAGATGCTTCATCCTGTCTTGTGCAGTTGGGTCCTGACAG GGAATATTTGGTTGATTTGTTTGAGGAGCCAGGAGCCTTAAGTCAGCCTGATTCCTCACTCAATGGTACTTCATCAATTTTAGTTTCTTCACCGCTGTGTCATCCAAGATTTAAACCGGTTGAGATTGCTACAAACATCAAGACATTGGCCAAACTCTATTTCATTGATGATCAATCCCATAAACATGCTTGCGTTGATGCTTCCTCAG ACAATGCTAGCAATAAAAATGAGCAAACTGGTCCACAGCCTAGGAAAGCATTTGATAGAAACTACTTTAACAAGAACAGCCACTTTTCCACCTTAAGCAACAACAAAGAATCTTCTCTTTCACCTCTGCACCAGAGCACTTTGTGGAATATTGGCTGTGATAATGATCTTCAGATGCTGAACTCTTCAAATTTGTTGCCAAAAGCCATCAACCCAACACACTTGATCAGATGTCCTCCTCTGCCAAGTTCTGTTACATCTCACATGCACAAAGATGTTTATCAAGCTTTTCCATACTCAGATCCAATGCAATGTACTATTAACTTCAAGCAATCAGATGATCCAGTAATGAGCTTTGACCAGGAAGATCTGAATATTCCTTGGAGCGAACTTGTTTTAAAAGAGAGAATTGGAGCAG GTTCTTTTGGAACTGTTCATCGTGCTGAATTTCGTGGTTGT GAAGTTGCTGTCAAAATTCTCATGGAGCAAGATTTTCATATAGAACGCTTCAGGGAATTTTTACGGGAG GTTTCCATCATGAAATGTTTACGGCACCCTAACATTGTTCTGTTTATGGGTGCTGTTACTCAACCACCAAAGTTGTCCATTGTTACTGAATATTTGTCAAG ACGGAGTCTCTTTCGACTTTTGCAGATGCCTGATGCTTGGAAGGTTTTAAATGAGAAGCTTCGCTTGAACATGGCATTGGATGTG GTCTGTGATTTTGGTCTTTCACGTTCTAAGGCAAATACATTTCTTTCATCGAAAACAGCTGCCGGAACA CCGGAGTGGATGGCACCTGAAGTTCTATGCAATGAGAATTCAAATGAGAAATCCGATGTTTATAGCTTTGGAGTGGTTCTGTGGGAACTTATGACACTCCAGCAACCATGGAAACATTTAAACCCACCACAG GTTGTGGCGGCTGTAGGTTTTAAAGGTGAAAGGCTTGAGATCCCAAGCCATGTAAACCGAGTTGTAGCTTCCTTGATTGAACAGTGTTGGGCTCG TGAGGCTTCTGAACGCCCTCCCTTTTCCCATGTCATTCAATGTTTGCAGCAAGTCATCCAAAATACTGCATCTCAAGAACTTCATGGACCAAGTCTTTGA